One stretch of Lysobacter sp. TY2-98 DNA includes these proteins:
- the pheT gene encoding phenylalanine--tRNA ligase subunit beta, with the protein MKFSENWLRQHVPTQASRDELSATLTAIGLEVEEVTPLGDSLDGVVVARIVSAERHPEADRLQVCSVDAGQGELLQIVCGAPNARAGLRAPLAMVGAMLPGGIAIKGAKLRGVESNGMLCSAKELGIDADASGLLELPDDAPLGTPIAEFLALPDASIEIKLTPNRADCFSVRGIAYDVAAALAGEVLPLDAAPVPAQTDATLPVELDAGARVPRFAGRVIDGVNANAPTPVWMAERLRRSGVRPISFLVDVTQYVMLELGQPMHAFDKDMLDGGIVVRAARADEALKLLDGRTVMLDDDFLVVADSQGGHGARAVALGGIMGGYDTRVTDTTRNVFLEAAHWIPSAIIGRSRKLGLHTDAGHRFERGVDPELPRQAIEYATRLILDIAGGQPGPVTDVAREADLPKPSPITLRRERLARVLGTQVEDAEVERILRALGLAVDADAAGWRVTPPSRRFDLAIEEDLIEEIARIHGYDAIPATLPSGVVPLAPATETRVEPAFLRRSLAGRDFLEAINYAFVDAAWLDAWSLQANAVPLANPLSGELAIMRTSLLPGLVAALARNAARQQSRVRLFELGNVFHAAGAGQAPLHTQRIAAVACGDAQAEQWGEKSHPVGFHDLKGDLESLATLSGAALAFERSAQAWGHPGRSADILLDGRVVGWIGQLHPRLQQALGLDVDVVAFEIDLEAVQRRALPKAEGLSRYPSVRRDLAFVVAETTPWAAIEASVRAAAGPSLRDLVLFDVYRGKGVENGFKSVAMGLILQEKSRTLTDRDVDAVVGEVTASLQREHGAVIRS; encoded by the coding sequence ATGAAGTTCTCCGAAAACTGGCTCCGACAGCATGTGCCGACGCAGGCCTCGCGCGATGAACTCTCCGCGACGCTCACCGCGATCGGTCTCGAAGTCGAAGAGGTCACGCCGCTGGGTGATTCGCTGGACGGCGTCGTCGTCGCGCGCATCGTCAGCGCCGAACGTCATCCCGAAGCGGACCGACTGCAGGTGTGCAGCGTCGACGCGGGGCAGGGCGAACTTCTGCAGATCGTGTGTGGCGCGCCGAACGCACGCGCGGGTCTGCGTGCGCCGCTCGCGATGGTCGGTGCGATGCTGCCGGGCGGTATCGCGATCAAGGGCGCGAAGCTGCGCGGCGTCGAATCGAACGGCATGCTGTGTTCGGCGAAGGAGCTCGGCATCGATGCCGACGCATCCGGCCTGCTGGAACTGCCGGACGACGCGCCGCTCGGGACGCCGATCGCCGAATTCCTTGCGTTGCCCGACGCCAGCATCGAAATCAAATTGACGCCCAACCGCGCCGACTGTTTCAGCGTGCGCGGCATCGCCTATGACGTCGCTGCCGCACTCGCAGGCGAAGTCCTTCCGCTCGACGCGGCGCCGGTGCCCGCACAGACCGATGCGACGCTGCCCGTCGAACTCGATGCCGGTGCGCGCGTTCCCCGTTTCGCCGGCCGCGTCATCGACGGTGTCAATGCGAATGCGCCGACGCCGGTGTGGATGGCCGAGCGCCTGCGTCGCAGCGGTGTGCGTCCGATCAGTTTCCTCGTCGACGTCACGCAGTACGTGATGCTCGAACTCGGGCAGCCCATGCATGCCTTCGACAAGGACATGTTGGACGGCGGCATCGTCGTGCGCGCAGCGCGTGCAGACGAAGCGCTGAAGTTGCTCGACGGCCGCACCGTCATGCTCGATGACGACTTCCTCGTCGTTGCCGACAGCCAGGGCGGTCACGGCGCACGCGCGGTGGCTCTCGGCGGCATCATGGGCGGCTACGACACGCGCGTGACCGATACCACGCGCAACGTGTTCCTCGAAGCCGCGCACTGGATTCCGTCGGCGATCATCGGGCGCAGCCGCAAGCTAGGTCTGCACACGGACGCCGGGCATCGTTTCGAGCGCGGTGTCGATCCGGAACTGCCGCGTCAGGCGATCGAATACGCGACGCGACTGATCCTCGACATCGCGGGCGGGCAGCCTGGGCCGGTGACCGATGTGGCGCGCGAAGCCGACCTGCCGAAGCCGTCGCCGATCACGCTGCGTCGCGAGCGTCTCGCGCGCGTGTTGGGCACGCAGGTGGAGGACGCGGAGGTCGAGCGCATCCTGCGTGCGCTCGGTCTGGCGGTGGACGCGGACGCAGCGGGCTGGCGCGTCACCCCGCCGTCCCGGCGTTTCGATCTGGCGATCGAGGAAGACCTGATCGAGGAGATCGCACGCATCCACGGCTACGACGCGATTCCGGCGACGCTGCCGAGTGGCGTGGTGCCGCTCGCGCCCGCGACCGAGACGCGCGTCGAGCCGGCATTCCTGCGCCGTTCGCTGGCCGGTCGCGATTTCCTCGAGGCGATCAACTACGCCTTCGTCGACGCTGCGTGGCTGGACGCGTGGTCGCTGCAGGCGAACGCGGTGCCGCTGGCCAATCCGCTGAGTGGCGAGCTGGCGATCATGCGCACCTCGCTGCTGCCTGGCCTCGTGGCCGCGCTCGCGCGCAATGCCGCGCGCCAGCAGTCGCGCGTGCGCCTGTTCGAACTGGGCAACGTCTTCCACGCGGCAGGCGCAGGCCAAGCGCCTCTGCACACGCAGCGAATCGCGGCGGTCGCGTGCGGGGACGCACAGGCGGAGCAGTGGGGCGAAAAGTCGCATCCGGTCGGTTTCCACGATCTCAAGGGCGACCTCGAAAGTCTGGCCACGCTGTCGGGTGCCGCGCTCGCATTCGAACGCTCGGCGCAGGCCTGGGGGCATCCGGGACGCTCGGCGGACATCCTGCTCGACGGCCGCGTCGTCGGCTGGATCGGGCAGCTGCATCCGCGCCTGCAGCAGGCGTTGGGGCTGGACGTTGACGTGGTCGCCTTCGAGATCGACCTGGAGGCGGTTCAGCGCCGTGCGCTGCCGAAGGCCGAGGGCCTTTCGCGCTATCCGTCCGTTCGTCGCGACCTCGCGTTCGTGGTCGCCGAGACGACGCCGTGGGCGGCGATCGAAGCATCGGTCCGGGCGGCCGCGGGGCCCTCCCTGCGCGATCTTGTGCTTTTCGACGTCTACCGTGGCAAGGGTGTCGAAAACGGTTTCAAGAGTGTCGCCATGGGCTTGATCCTGCAGGAGAAAAGTCGCACTCTGACCGACCGCGACGTGGACGCTGTCGTCGGCGAAGTGACCGCTTCGCTGCAGCGCGAACACGGCGCGGTGATCCGCAGCTGA
- a CDS encoding integration host factor subunit alpha: MTLTKAEMAERLFDEVGLNKREAKEFVDSFFDVLRQALEHGRQVKLSGFGNFDLRRKNQRPGRNPKTGEEIPISARTVVTFRPGQKLKERVEAYSGANEHA, translated from the coding sequence ATGACGCTGACCAAGGCCGAGATGGCCGAGCGACTGTTCGACGAGGTCGGCCTCAACAAGCGTGAGGCGAAGGAATTCGTCGACTCGTTCTTCGACGTGCTGCGCCAGGCACTGGAACACGGCCGTCAGGTGAAGCTGTCGGGCTTCGGCAACTTCGACCTGCGCCGCAAGAACCAGCGCCCGGGTCGCAATCCGAAAACGGGCGAGGAGATTCCGATCTCTGCACGCACCGTGGTGACGTTCCGTCCGGGCCAGAAGCTGAAGGAGCGCGTCGAGGCGTACTCCGGAGCGAACGAACATGCTTGA
- a CDS encoding MerR family transcriptional regulator → MLDPGSNKELPPIPAKRYFTIGEVSELCDVKPHVLRYWETEFPMLNPVKRRGNRRYYQRHEVLMVRQIRGLLYEQGYTIGGARLRLEGDGQKQESALSSQIIRQVRMELEEVLQLLRR, encoded by the coding sequence ATGCTTGATCCGGGCAGCAACAAGGAGCTTCCGCCGATCCCGGCCAAGCGCTACTTCACCATCGGTGAAGTGAGCGAGCTGTGCGACGTCAAGCCGCACGTGCTGCGCTACTGGGAGACGGAATTCCCGATGCTCAATCCGGTGAAGCGTCGCGGCAATCGGCGTTACTACCAGCGCCATGAAGTGCTGATGGTGCGGCAGATCCGCGGCCTGCTGTACGAGCAGGGCTACACGATCGGTGGTGCGCGCCTGCGGCTGGAAGGCGACGGACAGAAGCAGGAGTCGGCGCTCAGCTCGCAGATCATCCGCCAGGTGCGGATGGAGCTCGAGGAAGTGCTGCAGTTGCTGCGTCGCTGA